One Flavobacteriales bacterium genomic window, TCTGCACTGTTTCTTCTGTTGGGTTTAATTCAAATGTTGGTTTGATACTTTTCGGACGTACAGAGTTATGAGTAATTCTCTCAAAATCAGTTGCTTTCACACTTTCTTCTTCAATTATTGGGGTAATTTTTTGTTCATCAACCTTTTCATTTGGAGTTTCAGAGTTCAAAAGAGCCGAAGATGTTTCTTTATCCGAAATATATGATTTCCAAAGAGGGTATGACAAAACCATAATTACCACCGCGGCGGCATATTTCATCCAACCAAAACCGGCAAAAGCAATCAGTTTGGTTTCCCTTTTAAGCAGACTTTCTTTGTTGTTGTAAACTATATTTGGCGGAGTCAGTTTGGTGGCTTGCATATCCTGCCACATACACGCCAACTCTTCATCTGCTTCAATAGCCGACAAAATTTCGAGTTCTTCCGCTTCACTCAACTCATTTTCGAGCAATTCAAAAAGTTTCCATTCTATGTTTTTTTCGTCTTTCATAGCACCAAATTCATACTTTTTAAATAAGACTTTAAGAATTGTCTGGCTCTAAAAATATTTATTTTTACCTGAGCCTCAGTCATTCCTGTAATATCACCAATGGTTTTATAGTCATATCCTTCATAATCTCGAAGCATAACAGCCGTTTTTTGTTTTTCGGGCAATTTGGCCACAGCGGCATTCACTATTTCCAAAGTGTCGCTATATTGTTCGGTGTGACTGTAGTTGTTTTCCACCACATCCTCCATGGTTGTGGTTCTTCCGGCCACCCTTAGCAAGTCAATACAATTGTTGTAAGCTATTTTAAACATAAAGGCTTTTGCTGTTTGCATTTCTACTTTTTCCTTTCTAACCCAAAGTTTTTCAAATGTGTTTTGAACCACATTTTCGGCCTCAAATTCATCTCTCAGATATTTTAAAGCAAATCTGAAGATGCCGTCCGACAGTGTTTCTACACAAGTATTATACTCTTTTGTGGTCATTAATTTCGACTGTAATACGTCAAATAGTTTTTAAAGTTACAACAAATTAAAACTTTGTTTAATGTGATATTCAACTTACTCTATTTCAATCTATTAAATTTTCGATAAACGGCATTTTTTGACAAACCAAAAATTAAAACACCTTTGCAGTATGGATATTTCTGATAGCTGGTTTGAAGAATGGTTTAATTCGCCATACTATCATCTTTTATACGACAATCGCGATGAAGATGAGGCGAAGATTTTTATTAAAAACTTGATTACAAAGCTAAATCCTTTGCCAACGGCCAAATTTCTCGACTTAGCCTGTGGCAGTGGTAGGCATACCCGCGAAATTGCTGCCATGGGATATAGTGCCACCGGCATAGATCTTAGCCCCAATAGCATTGAATATGCCACCAAAATGGGTTGCGAAAAGCAGCATTTTTTGGTGGGCGATATGCGTGAAACTCATTTTGAAAATGAATTCGATTTTGTGTTGAATTTGTTTACCAGTTTTGGCTATTTTAAGAGCAGAGATGAACAAAAACAGACGCTATTGGCAATAAAAAACCAATTGAAAAGAAATGGGATATTGGTATTGGATTATCTAAATATTTGCAAAGTTCTTGATGAAATTTCGGAAAGTGGAGAACAACAAATCAGTAAAGGAAAAATTTTATTTAAAACCCACAAGATTATCGACAAACCATTCATAATCAAGAAAATAACTATTGAAGAAAACGATATAAAAAGAACCTTTTTTGAGCGGGTATTTATGCTCACGAAGGATGATTTGAGTAACATTCTGAAAGAAACTGGCTTTGGAATAAAAACAATTTATGGCGACTATGGGTTAACTAACTTTGACAAAAAAAATTCGGACAGACTCATTATTGTTGCTCAAAAAACAACTTGATAGATTGTATTAAGCATATCGACAAACAACTTTTTTTTCATGTAAACCATTGCATGAAAAATGATTTTTTTGATAGTTTAATGCCAATTCTAAGAGACAAATATACGTGGTTGCCACTGTATGCCATTATTGTGGCATTTGTCATTAAAAATTATGGCCTAAAATCGCTTTATGTTCTTGGCTTTGCAGCACTTACTTTTTTGGTGGCCGACCAACTGAGTGCCCATGTTATAAAACCTTTGGTGCAACGGGCTAGACCCTGCAACGATGCTTGCATTAGACAATGGGTACATAATTTGGTTGACTGTGGCAGCGGCTACAGTTTTGTGAGCAGCCATGCCACCAACCATTTTGCAATTGGCATGTATTTTATTACTGTTTTTGCCCGACCAAGCAACAGGCTTTGGGTTATTCCAACTTTTTTGCTTTGGGCATCATTGGTGGCGTTTGCCCAGGTGTATGTTGGGGTTCATTACCCTTTTGATGTAATTGGAGGGGCTATTTTGGGAATAATAATAGGTCTGACTTTTGGCTGGCTAAATAGGTTTGTGCTTTGCACGAGGTGCGGGAAGAAGATATAGTTTAGTCATGAGGTTTAATGCTTTACTGCAAGGCATTAAAAATTATCGAACAACCATTCAAAATAATCAAACTTATCACTATGTTTTCTTAAAATATTTTTAGAGCGAAAACGCTGGTATTCTTTAAAATACCTTCTTGAATCGGCAATTGTGTCTTTTTCATTACCCATATTTCCATAAGAATAAATGGCAATTGTCTTTTCAAAATTAATTTTCAGCGTATCTATTTGGTTTGAATCAAGAGCGGAGTATTTTATGCAGAAAATACTTTTAGGGGATAGAACGATTATCGTTTTTTCTGCAGGTGTAGAAATGGAAACGGTATCCGCATTTCTTGAATAATAGCGAATATCAAAAACATTGGTGCTGTGCATTGAAGGATTTACAAAATAATAAATTACATTCCATTTTTATCCCGTTTTGTTACTGATTTAAAAACTCCGTTTTCATCAAAAACACTATCAATAGACGAAAACAAAATAGCCTCCGGATCATCACCTATCAGTTCTCGATTTATAATTTTTCTTTTTTTTCCCAAATAAGTCTGAGACAGATACATAATGCTATCCTGATTGTAGTACTCTAATCGAAAATTTCTTCTTTTTTCTAACTGAATTTTTCTGGCATAAATTTGATTATCCCAATCAGTGAAATAATATAAATTGGTATCTTTCTTAACTATAACCTCTTGAACCGTCCAGTTTACTTTTCCAATCTTAATAGAGTCTTGAGATTTTCCCTTTTTTAAGGAAATAATCTGTGCGTTTGCCTGAAAATACTGACCAAGCAGCAAAATATATACAACTATTAGGGTTCTTTTTAAACACACAAAAAAGAGAATTTTAATAATGTGAGTTTAACGACCAAGTAGTTTATTTGTTGTTCAAAATCTATCTGCATTCGCACAATCTGCATAATCGTTCTAAATTTGCCTCGTGAATTTTTGGTCATACTTTATATTGTTTTTCTTTCCGTTGGTTGGTGGCACGGTTGGCCTAATCATTCAGTCGGAAAAAACACAGTATCTCAAACTTTTTTTGGCATTTAGTGGGGCTTTTTTGTTTTCCATTACGGCTGTTAGCATCATCCCCGAAGTTTACCATCATCACACTAAATTTAACATAGGCTACTTTGTCTTGGCCGGATTTTTTCTTCAAATTGTCATCGATTTGTTCTCACAGGGCATTGAACATGGGCATTTGCATCATCACAAAACCGACAAAACACCTTATGGTGTGTTTATAGCCCTTAGCCTTCACGCTTTTTTGGAAGGAATGGCAGCAGGTAGCAACTTATTTTCCGAAAAAATACAAAGTGGTTTTGTTTTTGGTATTGCCCTTCATGAAATTCCTGCGGCATTTGCATTAATCACTATTTTGAAAGCTGGAAACGTAAAAAAACAATATCTGTACACTTGGCTGGTTTTTTATGCCCTAATGACCGTTTTGGGGGCATTAACCAGTGGTGGACTAAGCCAATTGATACCCGATTTTGAGTATATCTCCATCTATTTGGTGGCGTTGGTTATTGGCGTGTTTCTGCACATCTCAACCACCATTTTGTTCGAAAACACGGACAATCACAAATTCAGCCGATACAAGCTTGTGGCCATTGCACTTGGGGCGGCAATTGCCATTTTAAGCAGTCTGCTTGGAAATCATTAATTCTCCGTTTTCAACAAACCAATTTGGTGTGTTTTTCTCCCTTTTGCAAAAACCAACGATGTGCCATCTTTTAAGCTGACACATTCTCGAACAACCGGCCTATGGGCTTTCTTACTAATATACCCTAATGTTTCTGCTTGTTTTTTTCCGTTCTCATCTACTTCTACGTGAATGTAGTGGTAATATTTTTTTGCCTTTTTATCGCCCTCCATTTCCTCTGGGAGTTCAATATCTTCGGTATTTGATAGTGGTGTTACAAAGAAAAAATGAAGCGTTTCGCCATTTTTAACCAAGTTAAATCCGCTGTAATAACCGCCATCATCGGTTGTGTGCTGATATTTATGTATTTTTTGTTTCCAAACTACCTCGCCGGTTTCGTCAAATTCTACCACCAAAATATCATTATATATGTAATGTGTTACTGTGCGTGTGGTGGTAGTGCCATTGCTGTTGGTTGTGGTAGTGGTTGTGGTATATACATAATATTGTTCTGCCACCATAGTAAGTCCTCCCATCGAATTTGGAAGTAAATCTCTTATTTCAAATTCGTAAAATTCGATTTCCTTTCCTTTGGCTGCCTTTTTTTCTAATTTTTCCGCGGCTCGTTCTGATAAACCTTCTGTAAAAAAATCCAACCCAAATTCTTCAACATTTTCCGAAACAACATCTAAAGTACCCTGCTCCAATTCCAAATAAAAAACACCCGAAGCCCGGTTTTCGGCAGTTTTACTGTATAAACCCGCACAAAGCAAATTGCCATCCTCTTTTACCGTATAATCAATGGATGAAATGAAGTTTTCTTTCAATTTCAGTTCATGTTCTTCTCTTGATTTGCCTTCATCCGTGTAGCTAATAAAGTGAAAGGTATAGTTTTGAGTCTTCTTTTTTCGCTCGGATCTTTCTTTTTTCAATCTTCCTAAAATTTGAATATTTCCGTTATTATCCAAATTGTAGTTCATTATCAAAAAGTCTTTTTCTTCATAAGGTAAAGTGATGTTCTTTTCCCAAATCAAATCAAAATCTTTTGTCAACACCACCACGCTTACCTCATCGTTGGCATCTTTAGCTCGTTTGTATGGAGTATTGGCATAAACCAATATTTTTGAGCTATCCTGCGACACTGCCACATCAAAGTTTCCGGTGTTTAGCCTCGAGTTGAACTTAATGGCAGATAATTCTTTGGTAGATTCCAACACGGACAAATCATCTTGGTCAAAAGTCATATAACTCAATTTATTCTCTTTTTCACGATTATCTTTTTCACTAAAAAAAACAACAATGCCATTATTGATACACACTACATTTTCGATGTAGGCATTTCTACTCATCAATTCAGAAAGATTTACACTTGCTCCTTCGCTCAAATCATCCCTATACCGAATTAATGTATAGTTTCTGGACACATTATTGATACTGAAAAGTGTTCCGTCATCGCCTTTAAAAATTTGGTTGATGTAATTTTTTCGACTGTCAATCGGTTCACTCATATCAACGGATATTGATGAAGAACCAAAATTGGATTGTGCAAACACATAATTTGAAAAAGACAGTGCAGATACAACGATAGCTAAAATGTATTTTTTCATGTTTCCAAAACTAATCCATAAAATTTTAAAATCTTAATATTGAAGTCAATTTAATAACAATGAATCCGGAATTGATAATTGTAACGCCCCAATATGAAAAGCATATTGCCGTAATCCAACTTAACCGACCAAAAGAATTGAATGCTTTAAACCTTCAGGTAATGGGCGAAATACGCGATGCCCTGCAACTATTGGACAACGACCCCGAAGTGCGTGTCATTATTATAACTGGAAACGAAAGGGCTTTTGCCGCCGGAGCCGACATAAAACAAATGGCCGGAAAAGGTGCTATAGACATGCTAAAGATTGACCAATTTAGCACGTGGGATCAAATTAGAAAAACGAAAAAACCAATTATTGCTGCGGTGAGTGGTTTTGCATTGGGTGGCGGCTGCGAGTTGGTTATGACGTGCGATATGGTAGTGGCCTCCGAAACGGCACAATTTGGCCAACCCGAAATAAAAATTGGTGTGATGCCCGGTGCTGGAGGAACACAACGATTGCCAAGAGCTGTTGGCAAAACCAGAGCCATGGAAATGGTTTTGACCGGAAACTTTATTTCTGCCGATGAAGCCTTGCGATATGGGTTGATAAACAAAGTGGTGCCTGTTGAATCGTATATGATCGAGACCGTGCGAATGGCTCAAACCATTGCGGCTCAAAGCCCGCTGGCAGTGCAGTTGGCCAAAGAAAGTGTTTTAAAGGCTTATGAAATGCCATTGCAAGAAGCACTATCATTCGAGCGTAAAAACTTTTATATGCTGTTTGCCACCAACGATCAAAAAGAAGGCATGGCCGCATTTATTGAAAAACGTCGACCAGAATTTAAAGGAGAATAATTCCAAAAATAGGTGAGGAACTTATTTCTGCAACATATTGCCCAAACTTCAGAAAACCCAATGAATCTGGAAGTAAAAAAAGCTTCCGGAATATATATTACCATCACCGATGGCAAACGTTACATCGACCTGATTTCGGGTATTGGAGTAAGTAATATGGGGCATAGAAACCACCGCGTGGCCAATGCCATTCGCAAACAAGTTGGCAAATATTGGCACACCATGGTGTATGGCGAACATATACAATCGCCTCAAGTGAAACTGGCTCAAAAGCTAACTTCTTTATTGCCCCCCTCGCTCAACTCATGTTATTTTGTTAACTCGGGTAGCGAAGCCATTGAAGGTGCCTTGAAGTTGGCAAAACGATTTACCGGAAAAACCAAAATTGTGGCCATGAAAAATGCCTATCATGGCAGCACTCACGGGGCTTTGAGCCTTATGAATAATAATTATTTTACGGAGGCTTTTCGACCCTTGCTACCCAACGTGCATTTTGCCGAATTTAACAACGAAGAAAATCTAAACCTGATTGACGAACAAACGGCTTGTGTGGTGTTGGAAATTGTGCAAGCAGAAGCCGGATATCTTGCACCAAATCCTGATTTTTTAGAAAACGTCAGAGAACGGTGCAATCAAACCAATACACTTTTAATTGTTGATGAAATTCAGACAGCTATGGGCAGAACCGGAAGCCTTTTTGCATTTGAGCAGTATAATTTAGTTCCCGATATAATTTGTTTGGCAAAAGCCTTTGGAGGCGGCATGCCGCTGGGTGCATTTGTGGCCAACAAAAATACGATGCAATGCCTCACAGACAATCCTGTTTTGGGGCATATTACCACATTTGGGGGTCATCCTGTAAGCTGTGCTGCGGCATTTGAAAACTTAAAAGTGCTAACCACCTCCGGTTTGATTAAAGAAGTTTCAAAAAAGGAAGAATTGTTCCGAAATTTGCTTCAACACCCCGAGATTGTCGAGATTACGGGAAAAGGATTGATGCTTGGGGTGCAATTAAAATCAAAAGAAAAATTGCAAAAAACAGTTGACTATTGCCTGCAAAAAGGCCTAATGATTGATTGGTTTTTGTTTGCTGAGGATAAACTTCGCATTGCTCCTCCCCTTATTATTACCTTAAATGAAATTAAAAAATCTTGTAAGATTATTTTGGAAGGGTTGGAGAGGTAGTAGCGGTTTATTCGTTAAAAAAAGTAACTTATATCTATGCATTCCCCCAAAAATCAAATAATTGACTTTAAACCAACGTAACTAATCATGTAAAAATTGACTTTTTTTTCAAACAATTGGGCTCAGAAGATTTGACGAAGCTCCCCAACGCTGACCTGTGTTCTCGGTGGTTCCTATCAGAATCATGCTAAAATAACCCCTCTTGCCCAAGTAAGAGCAATTTGGGTTTGCTCATCGCGGGACATTTCGGTATTGTTAAGCACAATAGCATCTTGGGCTTGCACCAGTGGGCTGATTTCTCGGGAAGAGTCATGATTATCGCGGTGCAGAATGTTGTTATAAATGTCTTCAAGATTGGCATCCATGCCTTTTTCTTTCAGTTCCAGAAACCGACGTTTTGCACGCACCATAGGTTCTGCGGTCATAAAAATTTTCAATTCCGCATCCGGAAAAACAACAGTTCCAATGTCTCTTCCATCCATTACCACACCTTTATTTTCGCCCATTTTTTGCTGTTTGTTTACCAAAAATGTTCTAATTTCTTTAACCGCACTCACTTCACTTACCCATCCCGAAACTTCCATACCACGTATTTCGTTTTCCACATTTTCTCCATTTAACATAGTGTTGTAGAAGCCAGAAAACGGATCTAAATCAAAACTAATCTCAATATTATCAAGCAATTGAGGCCTTTCAACAACTTCTTCCAATCTTATTGCGTTTCGTTTTAAATAGAGCGTAACGGCTCTATACATGGCTCCGGAGTCAATAAACATATACCCTAATTTTTTCGCCAAATTTTTGGCTAATGTTCCCTTTCCACAACTGGAATGGCCGTCTATTGCTATATTTATTTTGCGGGGCATTTTTTTGTTATCGGCAGGCAATATAGTTAAGAAATAATTATGGCAACTTTTTTCACCAAAAAGTTAAGGAAACTTCTCTGAAGGCATTAAAAACTGAGCTACATTTTTTTGGGATTTTTTATCCATCGAATTATGGGTTTTGCAAAATAACCTGCCCAAATAAAAAAGAGTATGAGTGCAGAAATAAGGTGAAACTTCAGAAAAATTGAACCTTTTTTTTCATACTCGTTTTGGTTATATCTACTAAGAACAGTGCACTTTCCCCAAACAATAAACGCATCAGCAATAGGCAGTTTCCCTAACAAATATTTTTTTTGTTTTTTCGATGTTTGAGCAAAGCCAAAAGCGTTAATCGTCTGATATTGCTGCAAAGCAATATCAGAATCATCCAGCATGGCCATTACACCCACCATCATAATGGTGGCCGTAAAACCTACCCCAAAAATTACCGGCCCTGAGTCTATATCACCTTTTCCATGTTTTCCTTTTGGATATTCCCGAACAGATGGCAGCCCAACTGTTTTACCCATAAATTTTTCTTTGGCTTTTAGGTATTGTTCAGTGGCCAAATCAGAATCAATTTCGGCTAACATCCTCAATATTAATGCTATGGAACACCCTCTTGTACCAACAACGCATTTGCCTGTTTCAAAATCAACCTTGTGCGGTATCATACCCGTTTCAGCATCAAGTCTTTCATTAATATTTGCCAACCATTCGTCGATGTTGATTCTAAATTTTTTACCAAATATTTTATCATAATTGCTCAACGAAGCCACCGCCACAAAGGCATCACTTGGCCAACTATGCCCTGCATACGATTGTGGATATGGATTTTGAGAAGAAAAAGCCGCGTCAGCAATTTCATGGCACTGTTGCTCAAATTTGGCTCGAAAAATATCAGATTGAGCAAAAACGGTGTCAATCAAAAAAATTTTGGACAACAAATAATTTTTCCAGCCCACGTAAAAAATACCGTAGTTGGGGTCAAGGTTTTCCGAAAAAGGCATTTTAGCGTATTCAGTTTCCAAATTTTTATAGGCCAAAATAGCCTGATGTAGGGCTTTGTTTCTAATTTCTGAATCATTTTTTTGAGCCAATGCCAACTGGCACCAAGACACACCATACACAGCATGAGTAAAGACGTAGCCCTCTGGAAAAATTTGCTGCATTTTTTGACCTAAATTCTTTTTGTTTATTTGGTTTTCCAAAAAATTGAGTGTGTTAACTATGTCTTCTTTGAGTTCAGACTTCTTAAAACTTGTTTGCTTCAAACGAACATTTATTGAGCAAATCAGAACAGTAATTAACAAAATCAGAGCCACCAACAAGTACTTTAACAATTTCATAACTAACTAATTAACTCAAAATTGAATTGTAAAAAACGGAGAAAAAAGCAGAATTGAAGTTGAATTAACATTCTACTGTCATTTCTAATCAAAAATAAGTGATGATTGGAAACCATATTCACTTTTTCCAAGAAAAGTTTAGATACATTTGCGACAAGATATGTGTAGTCAAAAGTATTAAAATGAAACTTTCAATTCTAAAATTTTGGAGATTTTTAAGGTTTAGTAATCTAAAAAAAATCTCAGTCCTTGTTCTTCTTATGATGTTCGGTTTAACTC contains:
- a CDS encoding phosphatase PAP2 family protein; translated protein: MIDCIKHIDKQLFFHVNHCMKNDFFDSLMPILRDKYTWLPLYAIIVAFVIKNYGLKSLYVLGFAALTFLVADQLSAHVIKPLVQRARPCNDACIRQWVHNLVDCGSGYSFVSSHATNHFAIGMYFITVFARPSNRLWVIPTFLLWASLVAFAQVYVGVHYPFDVIGGAILGIIIGLTFGWLNRFVLCTRCGKKI
- a CDS encoding class I SAM-dependent methyltransferase; its protein translation is MDISDSWFEEWFNSPYYHLLYDNRDEDEAKIFIKNLITKLNPLPTAKFLDLACGSGRHTREIAAMGYSATGIDLSPNSIEYATKMGCEKQHFLVGDMRETHFENEFDFVLNLFTSFGYFKSRDEQKQTLLAIKNQLKRNGILVLDYLNICKVLDEISESGEQQISKGKILFKTHKIIDKPFIIKKITIEENDIKRTFFERVFMLTKDDLSNILKETGFGIKTIYGDYGLTNFDKKNSDRLIIVAQKTT
- a CDS encoding enoyl-CoA hydratase/isomerase family protein, which encodes MNPELIIVTPQYEKHIAVIQLNRPKELNALNLQVMGEIRDALQLLDNDPEVRVIIITGNERAFAAGADIKQMAGKGAIDMLKIDQFSTWDQIRKTKKPIIAAVSGFALGGGCELVMTCDMVVASETAQFGQPEIKIGVMPGAGGTQRLPRAVGKTRAMEMVLTGNFISADEALRYGLINKVVPVESYMIETVRMAQTIAAQSPLAVQLAKESVLKAYEMPLQEALSFERKNFYMLFATNDQKEGMAAFIEKRRPEFKGE
- a CDS encoding ZIP family metal transporter; translated protein: MNFWSYFILFFFPLVGGTVGLIIQSEKTQYLKLFLAFSGAFLFSITAVSIIPEVYHHHTKFNIGYFVLAGFFLQIVIDLFSQGIEHGHLHHHKTDKTPYGVFIALSLHAFLEGMAAGSNLFSEKIQSGFVFGIALHEIPAAFALITILKAGNVKKQYLYTWLVFYALMTVLGALTSGGLSQLIPDFEYISIYLVALVIGVFLHISTTILFENTDNHKFSRYKLVAIALGAAIAILSSLLGNH
- a CDS encoding (d)CMP kinase; this translates as MPRKINIAIDGHSSCGKGTLAKNLAKKLGYMFIDSGAMYRAVTLYLKRNAIRLEEVVERPQLLDNIEISFDLDPFSGFYNTMLNGENVENEIRGMEVSGWVSEVSAVKEIRTFLVNKQQKMGENKGVVMDGRDIGTVVFPDAELKIFMTAEPMVRAKRRFLELKEKGMDANLEDIYNNILHRDNHDSSREISPLVQAQDAIVLNNTEMSRDEQTQIALTWARGVILA
- a CDS encoding aspartate aminotransferase family protein: MNLEVKKASGIYITITDGKRYIDLISGIGVSNMGHRNHRVANAIRKQVGKYWHTMVYGEHIQSPQVKLAQKLTSLLPPSLNSCYFVNSGSEAIEGALKLAKRFTGKTKIVAMKNAYHGSTHGALSLMNNNYFTEAFRPLLPNVHFAEFNNEENLNLIDEQTACVVLEIVQAEAGYLAPNPDFLENVRERCNQTNTLLIVDEIQTAMGRTGSLFAFEQYNLVPDIICLAKAFGGGMPLGAFVANKNTMQCLTDNPVLGHITTFGGHPVSCAAAFENLKVLTTSGLIKEVSKKEELFRNLLQHPEIVEITGKGLMLGVQLKSKEKLQKTVDYCLQKGLMIDWFLFAEDKLRIAPPLIITLNEIKKSCKIILEGLER
- a CDS encoding RNA polymerase sigma factor; this encodes MTTKEYNTCVETLSDGIFRFALKYLRDEFEAENVVQNTFEKLWVRKEKVEMQTAKAFMFKIAYNNCIDLLRVAGRTTTMEDVVENNYSHTEQYSDTLEIVNAAVAKLPEKQKTAVMLRDYEGYDYKTIGDITGMTEAQVKINIFRARQFLKSYLKSMNLVL